Proteins from a single region of Pseudomonas phenolilytica:
- a CDS encoding MGMT family protein: protein MHEPSPLLPPDADAEARRAAVYLVMAQIPPGKVISYGELAAIAGLGRAARWVGRLMAQLPDDTRLPWHRVIAAGGRLSLPAGSPAGHEQRMRLRAEGLTIRNDRVDMRRHGWHSTEHSG from the coding sequence ATGCACGAGCCTTCGCCCCTGCTACCGCCCGATGCCGATGCCGAGGCACGCCGCGCCGCTGTCTATCTGGTGATGGCGCAGATCCCGCCGGGCAAGGTGATCAGCTATGGCGAACTGGCCGCCATCGCCGGTCTCGGCCGCGCCGCGCGCTGGGTCGGCCGGCTGATGGCGCAGCTGCCGGACGACACGCGCCTGCCCTGGCACCGGGTCATCGCCGCCGGCGGTCGCCTCAGCCTGCCAGCCGGCAGTCCCGCCGGGCACGAGCAGCGCATGCGCCTGCGCGCCGAGGGCCTGACCATCCGCAACGACCGCGTGGACATGCGTCGCCACGGCTGGCATTCGACGGAGCACAGCGGTTAG
- a CDS encoding AmpG family muropeptide MFS transporter: MSRETWRDALAAYASPASLALLLLGFAAGLPAVLVFSTLSVWLREAGVSRETIGFASWISLAYAFKWVWSPMLDQWRLPWIGALGRRRSWLVLSQALIALGLVGMALCNPQHNLTLLIALAVLVAFSSATQDIAIDAYRLEIAEDKLQATLAASYMTGYRIAMLLASAGALFLAEWLGSSNLDYNQAAWSFTYLAFALLILPGLVTSLVIREPDAGTPLPNEPARYTFNHQLAAVGLLLVLLISVPAMINALIAQAWPRATLYALFILGSISPVGRSLLIPVRHILHQAGQKQRPPRFDFAHQAVSVIVLIILMVSTTGMFQSYWGGYWPRGTMYLLICWGCLSARGRILMGPVLTPITDFILRYRWQALLLLGLIATYRMSDTVMGVMANVFYIDQGFSKDQIASVSKLFGLIMTLLGAAFGGLLIVRFSILPILFIGGVASAATNLMFMALVQMGANLNMLIVTISCDNFSGGLASTAFVAYLSSLTNLKFSATQYALLSSLMLLLPRLLGGYSGVMVEHLGYSDFFLVTALLGVPTLVLIVWQWRRGLRQPEDPGQEATSRP, from the coding sequence ATGTCCCGTGAAACCTGGCGCGATGCCCTCGCCGCCTATGCCAGCCCCGCCAGTCTGGCCCTGCTGCTGCTGGGGTTCGCCGCGGGACTGCCCGCCGTGCTGGTGTTCTCCACGCTCTCGGTGTGGTTGCGCGAAGCGGGCGTGTCACGGGAAACCATCGGTTTCGCCAGCTGGATCAGCCTGGCCTACGCCTTCAAGTGGGTCTGGTCGCCGATGCTCGACCAGTGGCGCTTGCCGTGGATCGGCGCCCTCGGGCGGCGGCGCTCGTGGCTGGTGCTCTCGCAAGCGCTGATCGCCCTCGGCCTGGTAGGCATGGCGTTGTGCAATCCGCAGCACAACCTGACCCTGCTGATCGCCCTGGCGGTACTGGTGGCGTTTTCTTCCGCCACCCAGGACATCGCCATCGACGCCTACCGTCTGGAAATCGCCGAGGACAAGCTGCAGGCGACTCTGGCGGCCAGCTACATGACCGGTTACCGCATCGCCATGCTGCTGGCCAGCGCCGGTGCGCTGTTCCTCGCCGAGTGGCTGGGCTCGAGCAACCTGGACTACAACCAGGCCGCCTGGAGCTTCACCTATCTCGCCTTCGCGCTGCTGATCCTGCCCGGTCTGGTCACCAGCCTGGTGATCCGCGAACCGGATGCCGGCACACCGCTGCCCAACGAACCGGCGCGCTACACCTTCAACCACCAACTCGCCGCCGTCGGCCTGCTACTGGTGCTGCTGATTTCCGTTCCCGCCATGATCAACGCGCTGATCGCCCAGGCCTGGCCACGGGCGACGCTCTATGCGCTGTTCATCCTCGGTTCGATCTCGCCGGTGGGGCGCTCGCTGCTGATTCCGGTGCGGCACATCCTCCATCAGGCCGGACAGAAGCAACGCCCGCCGCGCTTCGATTTCGCCCACCAGGCGGTTTCGGTGATCGTGCTGATCATCCTGATGGTGTCGACCACCGGCATGTTCCAGTCGTACTGGGGCGGCTACTGGCCACGCGGCACCATGTATCTGCTGATCTGCTGGGGCTGTCTGTCGGCGCGCGGTCGCATCCTGATGGGACCGGTCCTGACGCCAATCACCGATTTCATCCTGCGCTATCGCTGGCAGGCGCTACTGCTGCTCGGGCTGATCGCCACCTACCGGATGTCGGACACCGTGATGGGCGTGATGGCCAACGTGTTCTACATCGACCAGGGCTTCTCCAAGGACCAGATCGCCAGCGTCAGCAAGCTGTTCGGACTGATCATGACCCTGCTCGGCGCGGCATTCGGCGGACTGCTGATCGTGCGTTTCAGCATCCTGCCGATCCTCTTCATCGGCGGCGTCGCCTCGGCGGCGACCAACCTGATGTTCATGGCGTTGGTGCAGATGGGTGCCAATCTGAACATGCTGATCGTCACCATTTCCTGCGACAACTTCAGTGGCGGGCTGGCCTCCACGGCGTTCGTCGCCTACCTGTCGAGCCTGACCAACCTGAAGTTCTCCGCCACCCAGTACGCGCTGCTCAGCTCGCTGATGCTGCTGCTGCCGCGCCTGCTCGGCGGCTATTCGGGGGTGATGGTCGAACACCTGGGCTACAGCGATTTCTTCCTCGTCACCGCACTGCTCGGCGTGCCGACGCTGGTGCTGATCGTCTGGCAATGGCGCCGGGGGCTGCGGCAACCCGAAGACCCCGGCCAAGAGGCCACTTCCCGGCCCTGA
- a CDS encoding mechanosensitive ion channel family protein: MDMSVDYLVGLSEAWLPVVLQYGSKVLLALITLLIGWWLINTLTARVGALLRRRQVDPTLHGFVGSLAGIVFKVLLLVSVASMIGVETTSFIAAIGAAGLAIGLALQGSLANFAGGVLILLFRPFRVGEWIEAQGVSGTVHSIQIFHTVLKTGDNKTVVVPNGSLSNGHITNFSREPQRRAEISVGIDYSSDIKLARRILLEIAEDSRVLRDPEPVVVVTALGDNAVTLVLRVWAATADVGAVTADFMELAKERLMAAGVGIPFPQRVVHLVQG, translated from the coding sequence ATGGACATGAGTGTGGATTATCTGGTCGGGCTGTCCGAGGCGTGGCTTCCGGTCGTACTGCAATACGGCAGCAAGGTGCTGCTGGCGCTGATCACACTGCTGATCGGCTGGTGGCTGATCAATACGCTGACGGCACGGGTCGGCGCATTGCTGCGCCGGCGTCAGGTCGACCCGACGCTGCATGGCTTCGTCGGCAGCCTGGCGGGGATCGTCTTCAAGGTGCTGCTGCTGGTCAGCGTCGCCTCGATGATCGGTGTGGAAACCACGTCGTTCATTGCCGCCATCGGTGCCGCCGGTCTGGCGATCGGCCTGGCGCTGCAGGGCAGCCTGGCGAATTTCGCCGGTGGTGTGCTGATCCTGTTGTTCCGGCCGTTCCGTGTCGGCGAATGGATCGAGGCGCAGGGGGTCAGCGGCACCGTTCACTCCATCCAGATCTTCCACACCGTGCTCAAGACCGGCGACAACAAGACCGTGGTGGTACCCAACGGCAGCCTGTCCAACGGCCATATCACCAACTTTTCGCGCGAGCCGCAGCGCCGTGCGGAGATCAGCGTCGGCATCGACTACAGCAGCGATATCAAGCTGGCGCGCCGCATCCTGCTGGAAATCGCCGAGGACTCGCGGGTGCTGCGCGATCCCGAGCCGGTGGTGGTGGTCACCGCGCTGGGCGACAACGCCGTGACGCTGGTGCTGCGTGTGTGGGCGGCGACCGCCGATGTCGGTGCGGTGACCGCCGACTTCATGGAGCTGGCCAAAGAGCGGCTGATGGCCGCGGGTGTCGGCATTCCATTCCCGCAGCGGGTGGTGCATCTGGTCCAGGGCTGA
- a CDS encoding putative 2-dehydropantoate 2-reductase has translation MTTWHVLGAGSLGSLWAARLARAGAPVRLILRNPERLAAYQAAGGLRLSEGGEAQRLGIPAELADATTPITRLLVACKAYDAEAAVASVASRLAPRCDLLLLQNGLGSQQAVARRWPQARCIFVSSTEGAYRQGDFDVVFAGQGQNWLGDPQDTTPPDWLATLSAARIAHQWSEDILARLWRKLALNCAINPLTVLHDCRNGELLAHRVQVLALCDELAELLRACGQPEAAMGLADEVLRVIESTAANYSSMHQDVARGQRTEIAYLLGHACASAARLGLQLPALAAVQQRLHAELLRRGLPVD, from the coding sequence ATGACCACCTGGCACGTCCTCGGCGCAGGCAGCCTCGGCAGTTTGTGGGCCGCGCGTCTGGCCCGCGCGGGTGCGCCGGTACGGCTGATCCTGCGCAACCCTGAGCGCCTGGCGGCGTACCAGGCTGCCGGCGGCCTGCGCCTGAGCGAAGGCGGCGAGGCCCAGCGCCTGGGGATTCCGGCCGAACTGGCCGACGCGACGACGCCAATCACCCGCCTGCTGGTCGCCTGCAAGGCATACGATGCCGAAGCCGCGGTCGCCAGCGTGGCGTCGCGCCTGGCGCCGCGTTGCGACCTGCTGCTGCTGCAGAACGGCCTCGGCAGCCAGCAGGCCGTCGCCCGGCGCTGGCCGCAGGCGCGCTGCATCTTCGTCTCCAGCACCGAAGGCGCCTATCGCCAGGGTGACTTCGACGTGGTGTTCGCCGGTCAGGGACAGAACTGGCTGGGCGATCCGCAGGACACCACGCCGCCGGACTGGCTGGCAACGCTGAGTGCGGCGAGGATCGCCCATCAATGGAGCGAGGACATCCTGGCGCGCCTGTGGCGCAAGCTGGCACTGAACTGTGCGATCAATCCACTGACGGTGCTGCACGACTGTCGCAACGGCGAGCTGCTGGCCCACCGGGTGCAGGTGCTGGCGCTGTGCGACGAACTCGCCGAACTGCTGCGCGCCTGCGGCCAGCCCGAGGCCGCCATGGGCCTGGCGGACGAGGTGCTGCGCGTGATCGAATCGACCGCCGCCAACTATTCGTCGATGCACCAGGACGTGGCGCGCGGCCAGCGCACAGAGATCGCCTACCTGCTCGGCCATGCCTGCGCCAGCGCCGCCCGGCTCGGCCTGCAACTGCCGGCGCTCGCCGCCGTGCAGCAGCGCCTGCATGCCGAGCTGCTCCGCCGCGGATTGCCCGTCGACTGA
- a CDS encoding HugZ family protein, producing the protein MSAEAAKHARQLLLKEYRGVLSTHSQAMPGFPFGSVVPYCLDAEGWPLILISRIAQHTRNLKADGRCSLLVGERAAADVQAAGRLTLLAEARQLSEAADIEAAAQRYYRYFPESRDYHRVHDFDFWRLEPVRWRYIGGFGAIHWLDHVALANPFAVGDGAAERGMVEHMNDDHAPAIARYVAQAGLPGTEPAQMAGIDSEGFHLRIGQALHWLPFAEPCETPLAVRQALVAMARG; encoded by the coding sequence GTGAGCGCTGAAGCCGCCAAGCATGCCCGACAACTTCTGCTCAAGGAATATCGCGGTGTGCTCTCCACCCACTCCCAGGCCATGCCGGGTTTCCCCTTCGGCTCGGTGGTGCCGTACTGCCTGGACGCCGAAGGCTGGCCGCTGATCCTGATCAGTCGGATCGCCCAGCACACGCGCAATCTCAAGGCCGACGGACGCTGCTCGCTGCTGGTCGGTGAGCGCGCCGCTGCCGATGTGCAGGCCGCCGGTCGCCTCACGCTGCTGGCCGAAGCACGTCAGCTGAGCGAGGCGGCGGATATCGAGGCGGCCGCGCAGCGCTATTACCGTTATTTCCCCGAGTCGCGCGATTACCATCGGGTGCACGATTTCGATTTCTGGCGCTTGGAACCGGTTCGTTGGCGCTACATCGGCGGTTTCGGCGCGATCCACTGGTTGGACCACGTGGCGCTGGCCAATCCCTTTGCCGTCGGCGATGGCGCGGCGGAGCGGGGCATGGTCGAGCACATGAACGATGACCATGCGCCGGCCATTGCGCGCTACGTCGCCCAAGCCGGCTTGCCTGGCACCGAGCCGGCGCAGATGGCCGGTATCGACAGCGAGGGCTTTCATCTGCGCATCGGTCAGGCACTGCACTGGCTGCCTTTCGCCGAACCCTGCGAAACACCGCTGGCGGTGCGCCAGGCGCTGGTGGCGATGGCGCGTGGCTGA
- a CDS encoding SDR family oxidoreductase: protein MQLQDKVIIITGGGQGLGRAMAEHLAGKGARLALVDLNPERLAEAVAACKAAGGDARAYLCNVADEAQVSEMVTQVATDFGGLHGLVNNAGILRDGLLLKVKDGEISKMSLAQWQAVIDVNLTGVFLCTREVAAKMVELQSQGAIVNISSISRAGNMGQTNYSAAKAGVASATVVWAKELARYGIRVAGVAPGFIETEMVASMKPEALEKMTAGIPLRRMGKPAEIAHSVAYIFENDYYTGRILELDGGLRL, encoded by the coding sequence ATGCAGCTACAAGACAAGGTCATCATCATTACCGGCGGCGGCCAGGGTCTAGGCCGGGCGATGGCCGAGCATCTGGCCGGCAAGGGCGCGCGTCTGGCGCTGGTGGATCTCAACCCGGAACGCCTGGCCGAAGCCGTGGCCGCCTGCAAGGCCGCCGGTGGCGATGCCCGCGCCTACCTGTGCAACGTCGCCGACGAGGCGCAGGTGAGCGAGATGGTTACCCAGGTGGCCACGGACTTCGGCGGTCTGCACGGGCTGGTGAACAACGCCGGCATCTTGCGCGACGGCCTGCTGCTCAAGGTCAAGGACGGCGAGATCAGCAAGATGAGCCTGGCGCAGTGGCAGGCAGTGATCGACGTCAACCTGACCGGCGTCTTCCTCTGCACCCGCGAAGTCGCGGCGAAGATGGTCGAGCTGCAGAGCCAGGGCGCGATCGTCAACATCTCCTCGATCTCCCGTGCCGGCAACATGGGCCAGACCAACTACTCCGCGGCCAAGGCCGGCGTGGCCTCGGCCACTGTGGTGTGGGCCAAGGAGCTGGCTCGCTACGGCATTCGCGTCGCTGGTGTGGCACCGGGCTTCATCGAGACCGAGATGGTCGCCAGCATGAAACCCGAGGCGCTGGAGAAGATGACCGCCGGCATTCCGCTCCGGCGCATGGGCAAGCCCGCCGAGATCGCCCATTCGGTGGCTTATATCTTCGAAAACGACTACTACACCGGGCGCATCCTCGAGCTGGATGGCGGCCTGCGCCTGTGA
- a CDS encoding response regulator, protein MPNPSLGILVVDDAKFSSVMIGRALSKAGYTDIRFASSADDALALMAERPTNVLLADWLMPQTDGLQLTGAVRQQDAASGHYTYIILLTGREGDDVLGQAFDHGVDDFISKAAMHDQLLPRVRAAERLCGSLQRLKQENRRLADNVASLEQNSLVDPLTGLGNTRHLLQRLDASLRQMANRDTALCYLHVGLPEIPALHERYGEAFQVELLRAVAARLRQLVRPLDVLARIDEQHFGVLALVDDIESCSPGSFKRLHEGLNLKPFKSSEGFISLKAGIGLLTLDARGLPLEAPALLERAGALLPSAYSTGRIVPLRLRQPA, encoded by the coding sequence ATGCCCAACCCCTCCCTCGGGATTCTGGTCGTCGACGACGCCAAGTTCTCCAGCGTCATGATCGGCCGTGCGCTCAGTAAGGCCGGCTACACCGATATCCGCTTCGCCAGCAGCGCGGACGATGCACTCGCGTTGATGGCCGAACGCCCGACCAACGTGCTGCTGGCCGACTGGTTGATGCCGCAAACCGACGGCCTGCAGCTCACCGGCGCCGTGCGCCAGCAGGATGCCGCCAGCGGCCACTACACCTACATCATCCTGCTCACCGGGCGCGAAGGCGACGATGTGCTCGGCCAGGCGTTCGACCACGGCGTCGACGACTTCATCAGCAAGGCCGCCATGCATGACCAGCTGCTGCCCCGGGTGCGCGCAGCCGAGCGGCTGTGCGGCTCGCTGCAACGGCTCAAGCAGGAGAATCGCCGGCTCGCCGATAACGTCGCCAGTCTGGAGCAGAACAGCCTGGTCGACCCGCTCACCGGCCTGGGCAATACCCGCCACCTGCTGCAGCGCCTCGATGCCAGCCTGCGACAGATGGCGAACCGCGACACGGCGCTGTGCTACCTGCACGTCGGTCTGCCCGAGATACCAGCGCTGCACGAGCGCTACGGCGAGGCCTTCCAGGTGGAGCTGCTGCGGGCGGTGGCCGCGCGCCTGCGTCAGCTGGTGCGCCCGCTGGATGTGCTGGCGCGCATCGACGAGCAGCACTTCGGCGTGCTGGCGCTGGTGGACGACATCGAGAGTTGCTCGCCGGGCAGCTTCAAGCGCCTGCACGAGGGCCTCAACCTCAAGCCGTTCAAGAGCAGCGAAGGCTTCATCTCGCTCAAGGCCGGCATCGGCCTGTTGACGCTGGACGCCCGCGGTCTGCCGCTCGAAGCGCCGGCCCTGCTGGAGCGCGCCGGCGCGCTGCTGCCCAGCGCTTACAGCACCGGGCGCATCGTTCCGCTGCGCCTGCGCCAGCCGGCCTGA
- a CDS encoding cob(I)yrinic acid a,c-diamide adenosyltransferase: MGNRLSKIYTRTGDAGETGLGDGRRVPKSHPRVEAMGEVDTLNSQLGLLLAELAEAQAQWPALAELTTVLAPCQHRLFDLGGELAMPDYQALGTAEITRLEAAIDRWNDELGPLKDFILPGGSRLIAQAHLCRSMARTAERRCQQLNADEPLRGELLGYLNRLSDLLFVAARLIARRQGCAEVLWQAAEAPRG; encoded by the coding sequence ATGGGCAATCGTTTGTCAAAGATCTACACCCGTACCGGCGATGCCGGCGAAACCGGCCTGGGTGATGGCCGCCGCGTGCCCAAGAGCCATCCGCGCGTGGAGGCGATGGGCGAGGTCGATACGCTCAACAGCCAGCTCGGCCTGCTGCTTGCCGAACTGGCCGAAGCGCAGGCGCAATGGCCAGCGCTGGCTGAGCTGACGACCGTACTCGCGCCCTGCCAGCACCGCCTGTTCGACCTCGGCGGCGAGCTGGCGATGCCGGACTACCAGGCCCTCGGCACCGCGGAAATCACCCGCCTGGAGGCGGCCATCGACCGCTGGAACGATGAACTCGGCCCGCTGAAGGACTTCATCCTGCCCGGCGGCTCACGGCTGATCGCCCAGGCGCACCTGTGCCGCAGCATGGCGCGCACCGCCGAGCGGCGCTGCCAGCAGCTGAATGCCGACGAACCCCTGCGCGGCGAGCTGCTGGGCTATCTCAATCGGCTGTCCGATCTGCTGTTCGTCGCCGCGCGCCTGATCGCGCGGCGCCAGGGTTGCGCCGAGGTGCTCTGGCAGGCCGCCGAGGCACCGCGTGGCTGA
- a CDS encoding YajQ family cyclic di-GMP-binding protein codes for MPSFDVVSELDKHEVTNAIDNAIKELDRRYDLRGKGTFEQKELTVQLTADADFQLEQMIEILKLSLVKRKIDIQCLEYKDPYPSGKVVKQEVVLREGIDKELAKKIVAHIKDAKLKVQAAIQGEQVRVTGKKRDDLQEAIAHLRAKDFGMPLQFNNFRD; via the coding sequence ATACCCTCGTTCGACGTGGTGTCCGAACTGGACAAGCACGAAGTCACCAACGCGATCGACAACGCGATCAAGGAGCTGGATCGTCGTTACGATCTGCGCGGCAAAGGAACGTTCGAGCAGAAGGAGCTGACCGTGCAGCTGACGGCCGACGCCGACTTCCAATTGGAGCAGATGATCGAGATCCTCAAGTTGAGCCTGGTCAAGCGCAAGATCGACATCCAGTGCCTGGAATACAAGGATCCGTATCCGTCGGGCAAGGTCGTCAAGCAGGAAGTCGTGCTGCGCGAAGGCATCGACAAGGAGCTGGCGAAGAAGATTGTCGCGCACATCAAGGACGCCAAGCTGAAGGTGCAGGCCGCGATCCAGGGCGAGCAGGTGCGTGTCACCGGCAAGAAGCGCGACGACTTGCAGGAGGCCATCGCTCACCTGCGCGCCAAGGATTTCGGCATGCCGCTGCAGTTCAACAACTTCCGCGACTGA
- a CDS encoding DUF481 domain-containing protein: MFFRPLLCLSLCAFALPTLADTVWLKNGDRLTGKISVLDGGKLLIETSYGGSIPLKWNQIATLESDQKLLVKQGDTVGEVAKSLQASEPGKVTLVNGGEPRTVELASISQIIHPKPLIQDFTWKGNVDVAMDYKRAETDTDDYDVSFDTKARHGLWRHNGAASYNREYRDGVTVTDNWDAEYALDRFIDEHWFWQGRLNYKRDQIEDVRRQRTIGTGPGYQFWDNDLGAFSLAALINRSDYEFADGSEEDFYLAALKWDYNRYLVGKTFELFSSGELGKPLENVADYALDAEVGLRYKVTDWASLNMKAEKDIISGAEESLDETRYSIGFGVGW, from the coding sequence ATGTTTTTTCGACCCCTGCTTTGCCTCTCCCTTTGCGCTTTTGCGCTGCCCACCCTGGCCGACACCGTCTGGCTGAAAAACGGTGATCGCCTGACCGGCAAGATCAGCGTGCTCGACGGTGGCAAGCTGCTGATCGAAACCAGCTACGGCGGCTCCATCCCGCTCAAGTGGAACCAGATCGCCACGCTGGAAAGCGATCAGAAACTGCTCGTCAAACAGGGCGATACGGTTGGCGAGGTGGCGAAGTCGCTGCAGGCTTCCGAGCCTGGAAAGGTCACGCTGGTCAACGGCGGCGAGCCACGTACCGTCGAGCTGGCCAGCATCTCGCAGATCATCCATCCCAAGCCGTTGATCCAGGACTTCACCTGGAAGGGCAACGTCGACGTGGCGATGGACTACAAGCGCGCCGAAACCGACACCGATGACTACGATGTGTCCTTCGATACCAAGGCGCGCCACGGTCTCTGGCGGCACAACGGCGCGGCCAGCTACAACCGCGAGTACCGCGACGGCGTGACCGTGACCGACAACTGGGACGCCGAATACGCGCTCGACCGTTTCATCGACGAGCACTGGTTCTGGCAGGGGCGCCTGAATTACAAGCGCGACCAGATCGAGGATGTGCGGCGCCAGCGCACCATCGGTACCGGTCCGGGTTACCAGTTCTGGGACAACGACCTGGGCGCATTCTCGCTGGCCGCGCTGATCAACCGTAGCGACTACGAGTTCGCCGACGGCTCGGAGGAGGACTTCTACCTCGCCGCGCTGAAGTGGGACTACAACCGTTACCTGGTGGGCAAGACGTTCGAGCTGTTCAGCAGTGGCGAGCTGGGCAAGCCGCTGGAAAACGTCGCCGATTACGCGCTGGATGCCGAGGTGGGGCTGCGCTACAAGGTGACCGACTGGGCCTCGCTGAACATGAAGGCCGAGAAGGACATCATCAGCGGCGCCGAGGAAAGCCTCGACGAAACCCGCTACAGCATCGGCTTCGGCGTCGGCTGGTAA
- a CDS encoding HAMP domain-containing sensor histidine kinase: protein MTLRQRLENLPVGRKLLIALLVLLAAVLLVSNLTFISAAYWISRQSVAPQAMHTIGELFASEALSTQVLASTDAADAALRRLDGYSPLRAAVIYDTSGNQLAQLQRGERLRLPERLGDVAAWRAGEIRASLLVELPQPGDRPGHLLLVASSELPGAFYTGTLTASVAILLASLLLWLLVARQIRLLITRPIRELEALSRQVTRDEDYSLRALPKNQDEIGRLADAFNTMLSRMQAREQQLKRARDDAQDAFDQARGLAEETRTSNRRLELEVQVRSKIEKKLTGFQNYLNSIIDSMPSALIALDEQLYVTQWNQEASVLSGTPLDEALNQPVFIAFEPLKPFLAQIRHASERQQVQKIERVTWRRNDELRHYALTFYPLMGGGGRGVVIRIDDITQRINMEEMMVQSEKMLSVGGLAAGMAHEINNPLGAILHNAQNIRRRLSADLERNREAAAETGVSLEAVNLYLQKREVPQLLDGIQQAGSRAAKIVSHMLNFSRMSNRQLADCQLPLLIDQALEIAGNDFALVEGFDFKSIEIVRDFDPQVDRVPCIGNELEQVLLNLLKNAAQAIHQHRGAEPGRIILRTRLNPPWAEIQVEDNGGGIPEAVRKRIFEPFFTTKEVGQGTGLGLSVSYFIITNNHQGQMEVQCQPGYGSTFTLRLPLATPAEPADA from the coding sequence ATGACCCTGCGCCAGCGCCTCGAAAACCTGCCGGTCGGCCGCAAGCTGCTGATCGCCCTGCTCGTCCTGCTGGCCGCCGTGCTGCTGGTGTCCAACCTCACCTTCATCAGCGCCGCTTACTGGATCTCGCGCCAGAGTGTGGCGCCGCAGGCTATGCACACCATCGGCGAACTGTTCGCCAGCGAGGCGCTGAGCACGCAGGTGCTGGCCTCCACCGACGCAGCCGATGCCGCGCTGCGGCGACTCGACGGCTATTCGCCCTTGCGCGCCGCGGTGATCTACGACACCTCCGGCAACCAGTTGGCGCAGCTGCAGCGCGGCGAGCGCCTGCGGCTACCCGAGCGGCTCGGCGATGTCGCGGCCTGGCGCGCCGGGGAAATCCGCGCCAGCCTGCTGGTCGAGCTGCCGCAACCCGGCGATCGCCCCGGTCACCTGCTGCTGGTCGCCAGCAGTGAGCTGCCCGGCGCCTTCTACACCGGCACCCTGACGGCCAGCGTCGCCATCCTGCTGGCCAGCCTGCTGCTGTGGCTGCTGGTGGCGCGGCAGATTCGCCTGCTGATTACCCGGCCGATCCGCGAGCTAGAGGCGCTGTCGCGCCAGGTCACGCGCGACGAGGATTACTCGCTGCGCGCCTTGCCGAAGAACCAGGACGAGATCGGCCGCCTGGCCGATGCCTTCAACACCATGCTTTCGCGCATGCAGGCACGCGAGCAGCAGCTCAAGCGCGCCCGCGACGACGCGCAGGATGCCTTCGATCAGGCCCGCGGCCTGGCCGAGGAAACGCGCACTTCCAACCGTCGGCTGGAGCTGGAGGTACAGGTGCGCAGCAAGATCGAGAAGAAGCTCACCGGCTTCCAGAACTACCTCAACAGCATCATCGACTCGATGCCCTCGGCGCTCATCGCGCTGGATGAGCAGCTGTACGTCACCCAGTGGAATCAGGAGGCCAGCGTGCTGTCCGGCACGCCGCTGGACGAGGCACTGAACCAGCCGGTGTTCATCGCCTTCGAGCCGCTCAAGCCGTTCCTCGCGCAGATCCGCCACGCCTCCGAGCGCCAGCAGGTGCAGAAGATCGAGCGCGTCACCTGGCGCCGCAACGACGAGCTGCGCCATTACGCGCTGACCTTCTACCCGCTGATGGGCGGTGGCGGCCGCGGCGTGGTGATCCGCATCGACGACATCACCCAGCGCATCAACATGGAAGAAATGATGGTGCAGTCCGAGAAGATGCTCTCGGTCGGCGGACTGGCGGCCGGCATGGCCCATGAGATCAACAACCCGCTGGGCGCCATCCTGCACAACGCACAGAACATCCGCCGGCGGCTGTCCGCGGACCTGGAGCGCAATCGCGAAGCGGCCGCCGAAACCGGCGTCAGCCTCGAAGCGGTCAACCTCTACCTGCAAAAGCGCGAGGTGCCGCAACTGCTCGACGGCATCCAGCAGGCCGGCTCGCGTGCGGCGAAGATCGTCAGCCACATGCTCAACTTCAGCCGCATGAGCAACCGCCAGCTGGCCGACTGCCAGTTGCCGCTGCTGATCGACCAGGCGCTGGAGATCGCCGGCAACGACTTCGCGCTGGTCGAAGGCTTCGATTTCAAGTCGATCGAGATCGTCCGCGACTTCGATCCACAGGTCGACCGCGTGCCGTGCATCGGCAACGAGTTGGAGCAGGTGCTGCTCAATCTGCTGAAGAACGCCGCCCAGGCGATCCACCAGCACCGCGGTGCGGAGCCCGGCCGCATCATCCTGCGCACCCGGCTCAATCCGCCGTGGGCGGAAATTCAGGTCGAGGACAATGGTGGCGGCATTCCAGAAGCCGTACGCAAGCGCATCTTCGAGCCGTTCTTCACCACCAAGGAGGTCGGTCAGGGAACCGGCCTGGGACTTTCCGTTTCGTATTTCATCATTACCAACAATCATCAGGGGCAGATGGAGGTGCAGTGCCAGCCCGGCTACGGCAGCACCTTCACCCTGCGCCTGCCACTGGCGACGCCGGCCGAACCGGCGGATGCCTGA